Part of the Paenibacillus kyungheensis genome, CTAATCCGCTTTTCTTCCTGATCGCCACTCACCAGTTCATCGAGCAGAGCGACATCTGCTGTTCCTTCTCCTTGTTGCCACATCAATCCTAGATCGATCAAATAGACTTTATGTTGATGATAGATCACATTGGATAGACTAATATCTCGATGTACCCATCCTTGTTGATGAATCACTGTTACAACCTCTACTAATTGCTTGATCCATTGTAACGATTGAAGCTCTGTAAAGGTAAGCCCCTGTTCAAAAATCCACTCACCTACATTATGACCCTCAATATATTCCATCACCAGACAATGATAATGGTGATACTGAAATGTATCTAGCAATGACGGAATACTAGGATGATCTATTGCACTCATCGCTCTGCATTCACGTTCATAGATCAATTGTGCTCGCACATGACCTCCACGCAAAGGATACACTCTTTTCAAAACACAGGTCTGCGCGGTCTGGATATCTTCACATAGATAAGTGACACCATAGCTACCTTTGCCCAAACGACGGCAAATCTTATAGCGCTCATGAATCAACTGCCCTTCGGCAAAGTGTCGTTCTTGAATCCAGCGCATGATATGCCCTTGTATGCGTTGTAATGCCTTCAATACATTA contains:
- a CDS encoding serine/threonine protein kinase; this translates as MKALQRIQGHIMRWIQERHFAEGQLIHERYKICRRLGKGSYGVTYLCEDIQTAQTCVLKRVYPLRGGHVRAQLIYERECRAMSAIDHPSIPSLLDTFQYHHYHCLVMEYIEGHNVGEWIFEQGLTFTELQSLQWIKQLVEVVTVIHQQGWVHRDISLSNVIYHQHKVYLIDLGLMWQQGEGTADVALLDELVSGDQEEKRIRRALDVTSDFYGLGHLLLFLLYSYEEEGNSHSSLTDRQERSWEEELQLHPRTHQMIRKMLLVAPEQPYQHIDEIAQAIDRIITDLESLPANNSTYPNIPPV